GCGCGAGCTTCCAGGCGACCAGCCTGTTATCGGCGATCGGACCGTTGCGGATGATGGCATCGTAACCGTCCGAGGCGGCATCGACGCGTCGGTCATCGATATCGAGGGTCAGTTCGATCTCGGGATGTTCGGCAAGAAAGGGATAGAGCACCGGGCCGAGATGCATGCGGCCGAAGGTGACGGGGGCAGCGATGCGGATCGGTCCCGATAGTGTTCCGCGCCGCTCGGCCATATCGGCTGCGGCTTCCTCGATCTCGCGCACGATGCGCGCGGCGCGCCCGAGGAAGACCGTGCCATCCTCCGTCAAAGTGAGCTTGCGCGTCGTTCGGTGCAGCAGCATGCCGCCGAGCGACTTCTCCAGTTCCGCCAGCCTTTCGCTGACGACGGATTTGGACAGCCGCAGGCGTCGGGCCGCCTCGCTGACCGAGCCTGCCTCGACCACGGCGACGAAAGCCGCAATACCTTCGATCCTGATCATCGTTCGGCTTTTCCGAATTCGAGTTCCCCGATCTGGAGACTAATCCGAACGAATGGAAAATGCCATCTTCCACTCATCGAAAGGGACGGCAGGGGCCGCCTCACCTTAAACGCAGGAGATGGAACCATGAACCGCTTGAACAACAGGGTCGCGATCGTCACCGGCGCAAGCTCCGGCATCGGCCGCTCCACGGCAAAGCTCTTTGCCGCCGAAGGCGCCAAGGTCGTCGTCGGCGCCCGCCGCCAGGGCGAACTCGACAGTCTCGTCGCCGAGATCAAGGCAGAGGGCGGCGACGCCATCGCCATTGCCGGCGACGTGCGCTCGGAAGACTATCACAAGGCGCTGGTCGCCGCCGCCGTGACGTATTACGGCAAGCTCGATATCGCCTTCAACAATGCCGGCACGCTCGGCGAAGCCGGTGCGAGCACCGCCGTTTCGGAAGCAGGCTTCAGCGAGGCGCTGGCGATCAATCTGACGGCCTCCTTCCTCGCCGCCAAGCACCAGATCGGCGCGATGGTGGAAAATGGTGGCGGCTCGGTGATCTTCACCTCGACCTTCGTCGGCTACAGCTTCGCTTTTCCGGGCGTTGCCGCCTATGCCGCCAGCAAATCCGGCCTGATCGGCCTGACGCAGGCGCTCGCCGCCGAATTCGGCCAGCAGGGCGTGCGCGTCAATGCCATCCTGCCGGGTGCTGTTGATACCGACATGTATCGGGACATGAACGATACGCCTGAGAAGCAGGCCTTCGTTACCAATCTGCATGCGCTGAAGCGTGTCGCGACACCCGAAGAACTCGCCCGCTCGGTTCTCTATCTCGCCTCCGACGATGCGAGCTTCGTCACCGGCACGGCCTCGCTGGTCGACGGTGGCGCTTCGATCACCCGCACCTGAGGCGGCGCGGCGCGATTATCCGCTGCGGGTTGACGATCCTTCAAGACGCCGGCTTATCGCGCCGCTTTTTTCAGAGCATTCTCCCATCCAACAACAACGGGCCGCGGCCCAAAATTCGATCAAAGGAACGTCATCATGTCACGTCTGCAAAACAAGACAGCCCTCATCACCGGCGGCACCAGCGGCATCGGTCTCGAGACCGCCCGCCAGTTCATCGCTGAGGGCGCCCGCGTCGTCGTTACCGGCAGCAGCGTGGCAAGCGTCGAGGCGGCCCGCGCCGAACTTGGCGGCAAAGCCACAGTCATCCAGGCCGATGCCGGCAATGCGGCCGGCCAGAAGGCCGTCGCCGACACAGTGAAAGAGGCTTTCGGCACGCTCGACATCCTCTTCGTCAACGCCGGCGTCGCCGAATTCGGGCCGCTGGAACAGTGGAGCGAAGCCGCCTTCGACAAGTCGGTTGATATCAACGTCAAGGGCCCGTTCTTCCTGATTCAGGCGCTGCTGCCGATTTTTTCGAAGCAGGCTGCGATCGTGCTCAACACCTCGATCAACGCCCATATCGGCATGCCGAACTCCAGCGTCTATTCGCTGACGAAGGGCGCGCTGCTGACGCTTGCCAAGACATTGTCGGGCGAACTCATCGGCCGCGGCATCCGCGTCAACGCCGTCAGCCCCGGTCCGATCGCCACGCCGCTTTACAGCAAGCTCGGGGCATCGGAAGCCGATTCCAAGGCGATGACCGCGCAGATCCAATCCCAGATCCCTGTCGGTCGCTTCGGGAACCCCAGCGAAGTCGCGAAGACGATCGTCTTTCTCGCCTCCGATGAGGCGGCCTATATCGTCGGCAGCGAACTCATCATCGACGGCGGGATGAGCAACCTCTGACCCCACGAGCGCGGCGGAGACCAGCTGCCGCGCTGCTTGCCGCCTTCAGCATGGCGATCGCGATCGTCATGCGGCGGCTGCCCGAGCAGATCCTATGCGTGTCGCCCGCGCGATTGCATGTTCTCCGCCAAAGGCTTAGGGTCGAGAGCGGTCAGAAAAGGCAACGGGAAGAAGGCCATGGCTCTCAGCGGCAAACGCATCCTCCTCATCATCTCCGGCGGCATCGCGGCCTATAAGAGCCTGGATCTGATCCGCCGGCTGCGCGAACGCGGCGCGAGCGTGCGCCCTGTGATGACCAAGGGCGCGCAGGAATTCGTCACGCCGCTTGCCGTCGGTGCGCTGACGGCGGACCATGTCTACCTCGATCTGTTTTCTCGGCAGGACGAACAGGATGTCGGTCATATCCGGCTGGCGCGTGACTGCGACCTTGTGCTGATCGCCCCCGCCACCGCCGATCTGATGGCGAAGATGGCGAACGGGCTTGCCGACGATCTCGCCTCGACCGTGCTTCTGGCGACCAACAGGCCGGTGCTTGCGGCACCGGCGATGAACCCCGCCATGTGGGCACATCCGGCTACGCGGCGGAATGCCGCGATGCTCAGAGCCGACGGCATCCGCTTCGTCGGGCCGATGGCCGGCGAGATGGCGGAAAGCCGGGAGGCCGGGCTTGGCCGGATGGCGGAACCGCTGGAGATCGTCGCTGCCGCCGAAACCATGCTCGACGACGGAGAAAAGCCGCTCAAGGGACGCAAGGCAATCGTCACGTCAGGACCGACGCACGAGCCGATCGATCCGGTGCGCTATATCGCCAACCGCTCCTCCGGCCGGCAGGGGCATGCGATCGCCGCAGCCCTGGCAAAGCTCGGGGCGGAGGTGACGCTGGTATCCGGGCCGGTGACGATCGCCGATCCCGTCGGCGTCAGCGTCGTGCATGTCGAGCGGGCCGAAGAAATGCGTGATGCTGTGCTTGCGGCGCTGCCGGCCGACATCGCGGTGATGGTCGCAGCGGTGGCGGACTGGCGCGTCGCCTCGGCGGCCGACCAGAAGCTGAAGAAACATCCCGGCGAATCCATTCCGACGCTGGCGCTGACCGAGAACCCGGACATCCTGAAAACCGTCGGCCATCATACGATGCGGCCGAAGCTGGTAATCGGCTTTGCCGCCGAGACGCAGGACGTCGAAAGCAATGCAAAGGCAAAACTCGAAAGGAAAGGCGCCGACCTGATCGTCGCCAATGACGTTTCCCCTGCGACCGGGATCATGGGCGGCAGCCGCAACAGGGTTAAACTCATTCGCCGCGACGGCGTCGAGCAATGGCCTGACCTGACGAAGGAAGAGGTCGCCGAAAGGCTGGCGGCGCTGATCGCCAAGCAGCTCCGCTGATCGCCAGCGGCTCAGCTGACGCCAAGCGTTCAGGCAGGAATGGCCACGCGCTGCGGCTTGGAGGCACTGCGCTTCTCCGGCCGGAAGTCGGCGACGTCAATGCCATCTTTGCCGATAGTGACCGCGCTGCCATCCGGAATTTCGGCCCAGGCATCGACATCATCGTTCAACGGCTCGGAGACGAGGCAATAACCGGCGTTGACGGGTGAGGCATAAAGCGTCGGCGCCTTGCGATCTGTTGCATAACGGATCGCATAGAGCGTGTTGCCGTCGGAGAAGGCGGCGGTAAAGCGCAGCAGGATCGAGCCGATGACGCTGTCGGCCAGATCTTCGACGACACCGATCATGTGAGCCATCGCGGCGATCGGCGCCTCACGCAGGCCGAACTGCAGCGCCAGCAGGAACATCAGCTCGGAATCGGTCGTGCCGCCGCGGGCATTGAACAGCTCGTCGTCGAGCATCGCCTCCATTGGCCGGCGCAGGCGCTCGAAGCCGGAGATCTGGCCGTTGTGCATGAAGGACCAGGTGCCATGGGTGAAGGGGTGGCAGTTGTCGCGGCGCGTGCCGCCGCCTGTGGCAGCGCGGACATGGGCGAGAAAGAGCGGCGAACGGATCTGCCGCGCCAGGCTTTTCAGATTGCAATCCGACCATGCGGGCAGGATATCGCGGTAACGGCCGGGCTCGGGCCTGTCGCCATACCAGGCGATGCCGAAGCCATCGCCATTCGTCGCCGTCTTGGCGCGGGTGGCGCAGTGGGACTGCTCGATCAGCGAGTGGGCGGGCGAGGATACCAGTTCCTCGAGATAGAGAGGGTCTCCACGATAGGCTGCCCAGCGACACATGGCTCTTTGCTCCGGAACCCCGCCGCCGCATCGGCGGGAATGCTCTAAATTGTCGAACGTCGCGGCTAATAACAGCTTAACGCGCGGCCGGTTTGCAAGGGCAACATGACGGTTTCGTGGCGCAAAACATCTTCAAATTCGGCGAACAGCTGTGTTCTCTCGTGAACACCCAATTTTCCCAAGACAGCGCATACGTGCATTTCTGCTTGCATCTCAGAAGAATCAGCCTAACTTTAAGCCATCAGCAACAGAACGAAAGGAAGGTGATCCAATGTCTAATGAGATTTCGGACCTCGTAACGGGCATGGAAGAGGTGACGAAGGCGAGGCAGCCCTCGCTCTAATCCCCGCCTTCCTGGGGCTGCATAGACAGTCCAGGCCAGTTTGAGGCCAAACTCATGGAAAGGGTCGCTGAGGCGGCCCTTTTTTATTGTCTTGATGTCCTTATTGTCTCGATGCCGAGCGTTGACGAAAGATTGAAATCCACTACTCATAAGGTCATCAGATGACTTTATGAGTAGTGGGATGCGAGCACTCATCAAGACCAATCTCGCCGATGAGGCGATCGAGGCGATCCGCGGCGACATTCTCGGCAAACGCTGGGTGGTCGGCGAAAAATTGCCGAATGAAGCCTCGCTGTCGGCCATGCTTTCCGTCAGCCGTGGCACGGTGCGCGAGGCGGTGCGCGTTCTGGTTTCCCAGGGTTATCTCGAAACAAGGCAGGGGTCGGGCACCTATGTCCGTGCCACCAGCGACGCCGGCCGGCCGCTGACGATGGCGCGGCGCGCCAGCCTGCGCGACCAGTTCGAGGCGCGCCTGGCGCTCGACGTCGAGGCCGCCCGGCTGACGGCGATCCGCAAGACGCCGGAGACGGTTGCCGGGCTCCGCCGGCTGCTTGCCGAACGCGGCAATTACGACGGCGGCAACCAGGCCGCCTTCATCGAACGCGACATCGCCTTCCACAAGGCTGTCATCGCCGCTTCGGGCAACCGGGCGATGATCGAGATCTACGACTTCTTCTCGGCCTCGATCGCCGACACCATCGCGGCGACGCTCGGCAAGGACATTCCCGAGCCGGATATGCGGGCGCATGCCGATATCATCGACGCCATCGAAACCGGCGATCCCGACAAGGCGGATGCGGCGGTGCGGCGCTTCATGGCACCGGTTCTTGCCGCACTCGAGCGGATGATCCTGTCATGAACACGCCTGCCAACCATGCCATAAGCACGCTTGAGGCGGCCGACGAATTGCTTGTAGACGCCGAGGCCGGCAACCTTCCGCCGTCGCAGGCAACGCCGGTGCGGGGAGCTGCGGGTCGTTTCCTGCTGGGCGCGAGCCTGGTGCTGATCGCCTTC
The nucleotide sequence above comes from Rhizobium indicum. Encoded proteins:
- a CDS encoding LysR family transcriptional regulator: MIRIEGIAAFVAVVEAGSVSEAARRLRLSKSVVSERLAELEKSLGGMLLHRTTRKLTLTEDGTVFLGRAARIVREIEEAAADMAERRGTLSGPIRIAAPVTFGRMHLGPVLYPFLAEHPEIELTLDIDDRRVDAASDGYDAIIRNGPIADNRLVAWKLAHSRRLLCASPDYLARQGIPSSLSDLDSHRGIFYTNRGVADWRFQTPEGAIVVRAKLALGINNGDMLRDAAIAGLGIALLPAFIAGPAIREGRLAEIDVGHRPEAEFIYMAHPEGRNPSAKLRAIADHLKKSFGDPPYWDPAG
- a CDS encoding SDR family oxidoreductase; translation: MNRLNNRVAIVTGASSGIGRSTAKLFAAEGAKVVVGARRQGELDSLVAEIKAEGGDAIAIAGDVRSEDYHKALVAAAVTYYGKLDIAFNNAGTLGEAGASTAVSEAGFSEALAINLTASFLAAKHQIGAMVENGGGSVIFTSTFVGYSFAFPGVAAYAASKSGLIGLTQALAAEFGQQGVRVNAILPGAVDTDMYRDMNDTPEKQAFVTNLHALKRVATPEELARSVLYLASDDASFVTGTASLVDGGASITRT
- a CDS encoding SDR family oxidoreductase, whose amino-acid sequence is MSRLQNKTALITGGTSGIGLETARQFIAEGARVVVTGSSVASVEAARAELGGKATVIQADAGNAAGQKAVADTVKEAFGTLDILFVNAGVAEFGPLEQWSEAAFDKSVDINVKGPFFLIQALLPIFSKQAAIVLNTSINAHIGMPNSSVYSLTKGALLTLAKTLSGELIGRGIRVNAVSPGPIATPLYSKLGASEADSKAMTAQIQSQIPVGRFGNPSEVAKTIVFLASDEAAYIVGSELIIDGGMSNL
- the coaBC gene encoding bifunctional phosphopantothenoylcysteine decarboxylase/phosphopantothenate--cysteine ligase CoaBC yields the protein MALSGKRILLIISGGIAAYKSLDLIRRLRERGASVRPVMTKGAQEFVTPLAVGALTADHVYLDLFSRQDEQDVGHIRLARDCDLVLIAPATADLMAKMANGLADDLASTVLLATNRPVLAAPAMNPAMWAHPATRRNAAMLRADGIRFVGPMAGEMAESREAGLGRMAEPLEIVAAAETMLDDGEKPLKGRKAIVTSGPTHEPIDPVRYIANRSSGRQGHAIAAALAKLGAEVTLVSGPVTIADPVGVSVVHVERAEEMRDAVLAALPADIAVMVAAVADWRVASAADQKLKKHPGESIPTLALTENPDILKTVGHHTMRPKLVIGFAAETQDVESNAKAKLERKGADLIVANDVSPATGIMGGSRNRVKLIRRDGVEQWPDLTKEEVAERLAALIAKQLR
- a CDS encoding class II glutamine amidotransferase encodes the protein MCRWAAYRGDPLYLEELVSSPAHSLIEQSHCATRAKTATNGDGFGIAWYGDRPEPGRYRDILPAWSDCNLKSLARQIRSPLFLAHVRAATGGGTRRDNCHPFTHGTWSFMHNGQISGFERLRRPMEAMLDDELFNARGGTTDSELMFLLALQFGLREAPIAAMAHMIGVVEDLADSVIGSILLRFTAAFSDGNTLYAIRYATDRKAPTLYASPVNAGYCLVSEPLNDDVDAWAEIPDGSAVTIGKDGIDVADFRPEKRSASKPQRVAIPA
- a CDS encoding FadR/GntR family transcriptional regulator, with translation MRALIKTNLADEAIEAIRGDILGKRWVVGEKLPNEASLSAMLSVSRGTVREAVRVLVSQGYLETRQGSGTYVRATSDAGRPLTMARRASLRDQFEARLALDVEAARLTAIRKTPETVAGLRRLLAERGNYDGGNQAAFIERDIAFHKAVIAASGNRAMIEIYDFFSASIADTIAATLGKDIPEPDMRAHADIIDAIETGDPDKADAAVRRFMAPVLAALERMILS